A single genomic interval of Agarivorans aestuarii harbors:
- the fliO gene encoding flagellar biosynthetic protein FliO → MQRLLALIIAAGISLPVLAEQETTSPPNSQVELLSWVMSLALVLVTIFVCAWVLKKTRLSQFAGGQSKVVTNLALGTRERVMVVEIGEQQYLIGVTAQSINLLDKLDKPIVAKPNKMSGSFTKQLQGLLAKNEK, encoded by the coding sequence ATGCAACGACTCCTTGCATTAATCATTGCAGCTGGCATCAGTTTGCCAGTTTTAGCTGAACAAGAAACTACTTCTCCTCCCAATAGCCAAGTTGAACTGCTTTCGTGGGTGATGTCTTTAGCCCTAGTCTTAGTGACTATTTTTGTTTGTGCGTGGGTACTAAAGAAGACTCGGCTTAGTCAGTTTGCTGGCGGTCAATCTAAAGTGGTAACTAACTTAGCTTTAGGTACACGAGAGCGTGTGATGGTGGTAGAAATTGGTGAACAGCAATACTTAATTGGCGTTACTGCTCAATCAATAAATCTTTTGGATAAGCTGGATAAACCTATTGTTGCCAAGCCAAATAAGATGAGCGGCTCATTCACCAAACAGTTACAAGGATTGTTGGCTAAAAATGAAAAGTAA
- the flhB gene encoding flagellar biosynthesis protein FlhB, translating to MADDDQEKTEDPTGKKLEDARNKGQVARSKELGTAAVLISAALAIMAFGGMLAESMVKVFQTAFVMSRDEVFDVNLMLKNLGIMGWLLFKPLIWIMGFITLAALIGNTLLGGMPFSWEAARPKASKMSPIQGFKRMLGLQAFVEFIKSIAKVAVIAGVVWFVLQWKFAEILTLSMQSIPGSIVNALDMLQWMLLALVCSLIIIVIIDVPYQIWNHNKQLKMSKQEVKDEHKNMEGSPEVKGRIRRLQMEMAARRMMADVPQADVVVTNPTHFSVALKYDSNGSGAPKVVAKGVDEVAMKIREIARHYDVPLMQAPALTRSLYHTTKLGHDIPEGLYVAVAQVLAFVFQLEQYRKGKGKRPKPVVDDLPIPDDLRY from the coding sequence ATGGCAGACGACGATCAAGAAAAAACCGAAGACCCCACAGGGAAAAAACTCGAAGACGCCCGTAATAAAGGGCAAGTAGCCCGTTCTAAAGAGTTAGGCACCGCTGCAGTACTCATAAGTGCAGCCTTAGCCATCATGGCATTTGGCGGAATGCTGGCTGAATCGATGGTCAAGGTTTTCCAAACCGCTTTTGTGATGAGTCGAGACGAAGTTTTTGACGTAAACCTCATGCTAAAAAACTTAGGCATTATGGGCTGGCTATTGTTTAAACCACTTATATGGATCATGGGGTTTATTACTTTAGCTGCGCTGATTGGCAATACCCTATTAGGAGGCATGCCATTTAGCTGGGAAGCGGCAAGGCCAAAAGCCAGTAAAATGTCACCCATTCAAGGCTTCAAACGGATGCTAGGCCTTCAAGCTTTTGTTGAGTTTATTAAAAGCATTGCCAAAGTGGCGGTTATTGCTGGAGTAGTGTGGTTTGTACTTCAATGGAAGTTTGCTGAGATTCTTACGCTTAGCATGCAGTCTATTCCTGGCTCTATTGTTAATGCTTTGGATATGTTGCAATGGATGTTGTTAGCCTTAGTTTGTAGCTTAATTATTATTGTGATTATTGATGTGCCTTACCAAATCTGGAATCACAACAAGCAGCTTAAAATGTCTAAGCAGGAAGTGAAAGACGAGCACAAGAACATGGAGGGTAGCCCTGAAGTAAAAGGGCGCATCCGCCGTTTACAAATGGAAATGGCTGCTCGCCGGATGATGGCCGACGTGCCTCAGGCCGATGTAGTTGTTACTAACCCGACACACTTTTCAGTTGCGCTAAAATATGACAGTAACGGCAGTGGGGCGCCAAAAGTAGTGGCTAAAGGGGTAGATGAAGTAGCCATGAAAATTCGCGAAATTGCGCGTCACTATGATGTTCCCCTGATGCAAGCGCCTGCGTTAACTCGTTCCTTGTATCACACCACTAAGCTTGGCCACGATATTCCAGAGGGGCTGTACGTCGCAGTGGCCCAAGTACTTGCCTTTGTTTTCCAGCTTGAGCAATACCGCAAAGGTAAAGGTAAACGTCCTAAACCGGTTGTTGATGATCTTCCTATTCCAGATGACTTGAGATATTAG
- the flhA gene encoding flagellar biosynthesis protein FlhA has translation MEIINRLTSFKLQDLKKVDINVIKGFGTPMVVLATLGMVVLPMAAWLLDILFAFNISLALVVLLVAVYTKRPLDFAVFPTVLLIATLLRLALNVASTRVVLLEGHNGGNAAGNVIEAFGSVVIGGNYAVGLVVFLILMIINFVVVTKGAGRIAEVSARFTLDAMPGKQMAIDADLNAGIIDQEQARERRADVTNEADFYGSMDGASKFVKGDAIAGILILFINILGGFIIGVAQHDLSFAQAAEVYTLLTIGDGLVAQIPSLLLSIAAALVVTRQNTEADMGEQVSMQMFKDPRVMIICGSILFIMGIVPGMPHLAFLTCAAVCLGAAWMRHKGDAKKASETALQPASSSSNVSSEPKELGWDDVQPVDVIGLEVGYRLIPLVDKSQGGELLARIKGVRKKLSQDLGFLVPAVHIRDNLDLGPNQYRITLMGVTYGESEVFHDREMAINPGQVFGKIEGQATTDPAFGLEAAWVATEQREHAQTLGYTVVDSATVVATHLSQLLTNNASSLLGHEEVQNLLDMLGGNLPKLVEGLVPDTMTLSTVVKVLQNLLNEGVPIRDVRSIVQTLVEYGPKSQDPDILTAACRISLKRLIVQELIGSEAELPVITLSPDLEQILHQSMQAAGNDGAGMEPGLAEKLQVSLTEACQNQEMAGQPAILLTSGILRSSMSRFVKTAMPALRVLSYQEVPEDKQIRIVSSVGQ, from the coding sequence ATGGAAATCATCAATCGCCTCACCAGCTTTAAGCTTCAAGATCTAAAAAAAGTTGATATCAACGTTATAAAGGGCTTTGGCACGCCTATGGTAGTGCTAGCTACTTTAGGCATGGTGGTGTTGCCGATGGCCGCATGGCTATTGGATATTCTGTTTGCTTTCAATATCTCGCTTGCTTTAGTGGTGTTGTTGGTTGCTGTTTATACCAAACGTCCGCTGGATTTCGCGGTATTTCCTACCGTGCTGCTAATTGCTACTTTATTACGCTTAGCCTTAAATGTTGCCTCTACCCGTGTCGTTTTATTAGAAGGACATAATGGTGGAAATGCTGCAGGTAATGTCATTGAAGCTTTTGGTTCGGTGGTTATTGGCGGGAACTATGCTGTTGGTTTGGTGGTATTCCTGATTTTAATGATTATCAACTTTGTAGTGGTAACAAAAGGTGCTGGCCGTATCGCAGAAGTAAGTGCCCGTTTTACCTTAGATGCTATGCCAGGTAAGCAAATGGCGATTGATGCAGATTTAAATGCTGGCATTATCGATCAAGAACAAGCCCGAGAGCGCCGCGCCGACGTAACCAATGAAGCTGACTTTTACGGTTCAATGGACGGTGCCAGTAAGTTCGTGAAAGGTGATGCCATAGCTGGTATTTTAATTCTTTTCATCAACATTTTGGGTGGTTTTATTATTGGTGTGGCGCAGCATGACTTAAGCTTCGCCCAAGCTGCAGAGGTGTACACCCTATTAACCATTGGTGACGGCCTCGTAGCGCAAATCCCGTCTTTACTGTTGTCTATTGCAGCTGCCTTAGTGGTTACTCGCCAAAATACCGAAGCGGATATGGGCGAGCAAGTGAGCATGCAAATGTTCAAAGATCCACGGGTAATGATTATTTGTGGCTCGATTCTTTTCATTATGGGCATTGTTCCTGGTATGCCTCATTTGGCCTTTTTGACCTGTGCAGCGGTATGTTTAGGCGCTGCGTGGATGCGCCATAAAGGCGATGCTAAAAAAGCTTCCGAGACAGCATTACAGCCAGCTTCCTCGAGTTCTAATGTAAGCAGTGAGCCAAAAGAGTTAGGTTGGGATGATGTTCAACCGGTTGATGTGATTGGTCTTGAAGTGGGCTATCGTCTAATCCCATTGGTGGATAAATCTCAAGGTGGCGAATTATTGGCGCGTATTAAAGGCGTACGTAAGAAGCTATCTCAAGATTTAGGTTTTCTTGTGCCTGCCGTGCATATTCGAGATAACCTAGATTTAGGTCCTAACCAGTATCGGATAACCTTAATGGGCGTGACTTACGGTGAGTCGGAAGTATTCCACGATCGAGAAATGGCGATTAACCCTGGTCAGGTATTTGGTAAAATTGAAGGCCAAGCTACTACCGATCCAGCCTTTGGCCTAGAAGCCGCTTGGGTGGCTACTGAGCAGCGTGAACATGCGCAAACCCTAGGTTATACCGTTGTTGACTCGGCCACGGTTGTAGCGACCCACTTAAGTCAGCTTCTTACTAACAATGCCTCAAGCCTACTGGGTCACGAAGAAGTTCAAAACCTACTTGATATGCTAGGCGGTAATCTACCGAAACTGGTTGAAGGCTTAGTGCCTGATACGATGACCCTGTCTACGGTGGTTAAGGTACTGCAAAACCTATTGAATGAGGGCGTGCCGATTCGTGACGTTCGCAGTATTGTTCAAACCTTGGTTGAATATGGACCTAAGAGCCAAGATCCCGATATTCTTACCGCCGCCTGTCGTATTTCCTTAAAACGTTTGATCGTTCAAGAGTTGATTGGCAGCGAAGCCGAACTACCAGTAATAACCTTGTCTCCAGACTTGGAGCAGATATTGCATCAGTCTATGCAAGCGGCAGGAAACGATGGCGCAGGTATGGAGCCAGGTTTGGCAGAGAAACTCCAAGTATCATTAACGGAGGCGTGTCAAAACCAAGAAATGGCTGGTCAACCCGCTATCTTATTAACCTCGGGCATACTGCGTTCAAGTATGTCTCGATTTGTTAAAACAGCAATGCCTGCATTAAGGGTTCTGTCTTACCAAGAAGTGCCAGAAGATAAACAAATACGAATTGTGAGTTCAGTAGGGCAGTAG
- the fliN gene encoding flagellar motor switch protein FliN — protein MSDQDDMADEWAAAMAEAEPAPLEDFVDESKPISEEEQRKLDSIMDIPVTISMEVGRSNISIRNLLQLNQGSVVELDRVAGEPLDVLVNGTLIAHGEVVVVNDKFGIRLTDVISQTERIKKLK, from the coding sequence ATGAGTGATCAAGATGATATGGCTGATGAGTGGGCAGCAGCAATGGCCGAAGCTGAGCCAGCGCCACTTGAAGACTTCGTAGACGAATCAAAGCCTATCTCGGAAGAAGAGCAGCGTAAGCTTGATTCGATTATGGACATTCCTGTGACTATTTCCATGGAAGTAGGCCGCAGCAATATTAGCATTCGCAACCTGTTACAACTTAACCAAGGTTCGGTGGTAGAACTAGATAGGGTTGCCGGTGAGCCATTAGATGTACTGGTAAACGGAACTTTGATTGCGCACGGTGAAGTGGTAGTAGTAAACGATAAGTTTGGTATTCGCCTTACTGACGTTATTAGCCAAACCGAACGCATTAAAAAGCTCAAGTAA
- the fliR gene encoding flagellar biosynthetic protein FliR, translated as MEFPANVVIAWIGQYLWALTRVAAMLMVLASFGGKSVPTRVRLLLALAITFALVPILPEVTGIEVFSFQAIIVILQQVLIGAAIGFISQLLMQTFVVGGQIIAMQTSLGFASMVDPNNGQSTPVVGQFYLLLATLLFLAIDGHLQLITLIAMSFETLPVGMNGLSSLDYQLLAGWYSQLFLAALALSISSVVAMLLVNFSFGIMTRAAPQLNIFSIGFAVSMLFGLFILWLTIGGFLAHFQRQWEVGRSLACDMLLIGC; from the coding sequence ATGGAGTTTCCCGCCAATGTGGTTATTGCTTGGATTGGCCAATATTTATGGGCCTTAACCCGAGTCGCGGCCATGTTAATGGTGTTGGCGAGTTTTGGTGGTAAATCAGTTCCAACCCGAGTGAGGTTGTTACTCGCTTTGGCCATCACTTTTGCATTAGTACCTATTCTGCCGGAAGTAACAGGAATAGAAGTTTTCTCTTTTCAAGCCATTATCGTCATTTTGCAGCAGGTACTAATTGGCGCTGCCATTGGGTTTATTTCACAACTGTTGATGCAAACGTTTGTGGTAGGAGGACAAATTATTGCGATGCAAACCAGCTTAGGTTTTGCGTCCATGGTTGATCCAAATAACGGCCAAAGTACTCCGGTTGTTGGTCAATTCTATTTACTCTTAGCAACCTTATTGTTCTTAGCCATCGACGGCCATTTACAGTTAATTACCTTAATCGCCATGAGTTTTGAAACGCTACCGGTGGGGATGAACGGCTTAAGTAGCTTAGATTATCAATTGCTGGCCGGGTGGTATTCGCAGTTATTTTTGGCTGCTTTAGCGCTATCTATATCCTCTGTGGTTGCAATGTTACTGGTAAACTTTTCTTTCGGTATTATGACGCGAGCAGCTCCACAGCTAAATATTTTTAGTATTGGTTTTGCGGTAAGTATGTTGTTTGGTTTATTCATTCTTTGGCTCACCATTGGTGGGTTTTTGGCGCATTTTCAACGTCAGTGGGAGGTTGGCCGCAGCTTGGCATGTGACATGCTGCTGATTGGTTGTTAA
- the fliP gene encoding flagellar type III secretion system pore protein FliP (The bacterial flagellar biogenesis protein FliP forms a type III secretion system (T3SS)-type pore required for flagellar assembly.), which produces MKSKLFICLSLLLGVVAPSFAQEGILPAITMTTNPDGGQEYSVTLQVLALMTALSFLPALVIMMTSFTRIVVVMSILRQAMGLQQSPSNQVIIGIALFLTFFIMSPVIDEVNTQAVQPYLSEDLTSMQAFEKAKEPLKEFMLAQTRLTDLETFVKIAKVEVGSPEEVPFNVLIPAFITSELKTAFQIGFMLFIPFLVIDLVVASILMAMGMMMLSPMIVSLPFKLMLFVLVDGWSLVMGTLANSFGI; this is translated from the coding sequence ATGAAAAGTAAGCTGTTTATTTGCCTAAGTTTGTTACTTGGGGTTGTTGCACCAAGTTTTGCTCAAGAAGGTATTTTGCCGGCTATCACCATGACCACCAACCCAGATGGTGGACAAGAGTATTCGGTCACCTTGCAAGTATTGGCCTTGATGACGGCACTGTCATTTTTGCCTGCTCTGGTGATTATGATGACATCCTTCACCCGAATTGTGGTGGTGATGTCTATCTTAAGGCAAGCCATGGGCTTACAACAAAGCCCATCAAATCAAGTGATTATTGGCATTGCCTTATTCTTGACCTTTTTCATTATGTCGCCGGTAATCGATGAAGTGAACACTCAGGCAGTTCAGCCATATTTAAGTGAAGACCTTACTTCGATGCAGGCTTTCGAAAAAGCCAAAGAGCCGCTCAAAGAGTTTATGTTGGCGCAAACCCGATTAACGGATTTGGAAACTTTTGTTAAAATTGCCAAAGTGGAAGTGGGGTCGCCGGAAGAGGTACCTTTTAATGTACTTATTCCCGCCTTTATTACCTCTGAGCTTAAAACCGCTTTCCAAATTGGCTTCATGTTGTTCATTCCCTTCTTGGTTATCGACTTAGTGGTTGCCAGTATCTTAATGGCAATGGGTATGATGATGTTGTCACCAATGATTGTATCTTTGCCATTTAAGCTAATGCTGTTTGTGTTAGTAGACGGTTGGAGCTTGGTGATGGGCACACTTGCAAATAGTTTTGGCATATAG
- a CDS encoding flagellar biosynthetic protein FliQ gives MEPEVFVDVFRLALGQVMLLVSAAIIPSLLVGLMVAIFQAATSINEQTLSFLPRLLVTLGSLIVAGHWFTEKLMELFFIMVDMIPQVVG, from the coding sequence ATGGAACCGGAAGTCTTTGTGGATGTATTTCGCCTTGCCTTAGGCCAAGTGATGCTGTTGGTGTCGGCTGCAATTATTCCTAGTTTATTAGTTGGCTTAATGGTCGCTATTTTTCAAGCCGCAACCTCAATTAACGAACAAACTTTAAGCTTTTTGCCCCGCCTATTAGTTACTCTTGGTTCTTTAATCGTAGCTGGCCATTGGTTTACCGAGAAACTAATGGAACTGTTCTTCATTATGGTGGACATGATTCCTCAGGTTGTTGGCTAA
- the fliM gene encoding flagellar motor switch protein FliM, which produces MSDLLSQDEIDALLHGVDDIEEDIIEPEMSGSVVEFDFSSQDRIVRGRMPTLELVNERFARHMRISLFNMMRRTAEVSINGVQMIKFGEYVHTLFVPTSLNMVRFRPLKGTALVTMEARLVFILVENFFGGDGRYHAKIEGREFTPTERRIIQMLLKIIFEDYVEAWAPVMDVGFDYLDSEVNPAMANIVSPTEVIVVSSFHIELDGGGGDFHISMPYSMLEPIRELLDAGVQSDKQDTDQRWSSALSDEIMDVPVGLHTKLLETDVTLRQLMDLKAGDIIPVEMPETAMLYVEDLPSYRVKLGRQNEKMALKIDTQLKRPDTVKSDLEMVVSSRRTIPGEE; this is translated from the coding sequence GTGAGCGATTTATTAAGCCAAGACGAAATCGATGCGCTATTACATGGTGTTGATGACATAGAAGAGGACATCATAGAGCCGGAAATGTCTGGCAGTGTTGTGGAGTTTGACTTCTCTTCTCAAGATCGAATCGTTCGTGGACGAATGCCAACCCTTGAGTTGGTTAATGAGCGATTTGCTAGGCATATGCGAATTAGCCTATTTAATATGATGCGCCGCACGGCGGAAGTCTCGATTAACGGCGTGCAAATGATTAAATTTGGCGAATATGTTCACACGCTATTTGTTCCTACCAGTTTAAACATGGTTCGTTTTCGACCTTTAAAAGGTACTGCCTTAGTGACCATGGAAGCGCGTTTGGTGTTCATTTTGGTTGAGAACTTCTTCGGTGGAGACGGTCGCTACCATGCTAAAATTGAAGGTCGCGAGTTTACACCTACCGAGCGCCGCATTATTCAAATGCTGCTTAAGATTATTTTTGAAGACTATGTAGAAGCTTGGGCACCAGTGATGGATGTAGGCTTTGATTATTTGGACTCAGAAGTAAACCCTGCAATGGCCAATATCGTGAGCCCCACAGAAGTGATTGTTGTTAGTTCATTTCATATTGAGCTGGATGGCGGCGGTGGTGATTTCCACATATCTATGCCGTATTCAATGTTGGAGCCGATTCGAGAGCTATTAGATGCCGGTGTACAAAGTGATAAACAAGACACCGATCAGCGTTGGAGTTCTGCACTGAGTGATGAAATCATGGATGTGCCAGTAGGTCTGCATACCAAATTGTTAGAAACTGATGTTACTTTGCGTCAGTTAATGGATCTAAAGGCGGGTGATATTATACCGGTCGAGATGCCTGAAACTGCTATGTTATATGTAGAAGATTTACCGAGTTACCGAGTTAAACTCGGTAGACAAAATGAAAAAATGGCACTGAAAATTGATACTCAGTTGAAGCGCCCAGACACTGTGAAAAGTGACCTCGAAATGGTGGTGAGCAGCCGCCGTACGATTCCGGGCGAAGAGTAA
- the fliL gene encoding flagellar basal body-associated protein FliL, translated as MAEESELKVEDDEGGSKKKLIIIIAIVAVLVIGGVVGFLLMGSGSDEAPAAAEPAEEATSSVTHTALYVGMPRPFVFNIVGDHRDRLVQIKVQLLVRGTVNEEAAKLHIPLIEGTLLSVFSSATVEDLSTQEGKDKIRENSLIETQKALKEITGKVVVEKILFTGFVMQ; from the coding sequence ATGGCTGAAGAATCAGAATTAAAAGTAGAAGATGATGAAGGTGGCAGTAAAAAGAAGCTGATTATCATCATCGCTATTGTAGCCGTATTGGTGATTGGTGGTGTAGTTGGCTTTTTGTTAATGGGTAGCGGTTCTGATGAAGCACCGGCAGCAGCCGAACCAGCAGAAGAAGCAACTTCTTCAGTCACTCATACTGCCTTATATGTAGGCATGCCAAGACCATTTGTATTTAATATTGTGGGCGACCACCGAGATCGCTTAGTACAAATTAAAGTACAATTATTGGTTCGTGGTACTGTCAATGAAGAAGCCGCAAAGCTGCATATTCCATTGATTGAAGGGACCTTATTGAGTGTATTTAGCTCTGCAACTGTAGAAGACTTATCCACTCAAGAAGGCAAAGACAAAATTCGCGAAAACTCGCTAATTGAGACACAAAAAGCATTAAAAGAGATAACCGGTAAAGTAGTGGTAGAAAAAATTCTATTCACCGGCTTTGTAATGCAATAA